The proteins below are encoded in one region of Halogranum gelatinilyticum:
- a CDS encoding ArnT family glycosyltransferase encodes MDRALRNRLFSVLGLVVALLAGVAVYALATNLFPYHSVNDDEGVYLLQAAMLLEGQLFIYPGQLAEVVRPWFFVVADAPAEVGGVKMYGKYSPVAPAVFALSKLLTGDFNVVLGVLAAGSAALVYALTAEAFDRKTGVLAGLVLLGSPLFLVTSSTFLAYAPTTFFNLLFAFAYVRSRRSGENLALAWGALAGTAIGVAFFARSYTAVLFALPFIGHALVSLARTWGKDAFEPTLRNLLAVALPGLAFVVLTLAYNLVVTGDPLVFPYAAFAPRDGLGFGPHEILGYEENYTPTLAAETTVRLLVLFATEWTTAGLFGTAAFLVGFGVVLWRAVVPTGAVQARLSQFGGGRKRRGGRGSRTKTSLSKGGKKRRRTRQQSRRSPLSKAGRVTNRLSDRELRLVLAGLVPSVVLGNAYFWGTHNGLRNDLIELLGPFYHFDLLLPLSAFGAYGVLVTARTLARESRARFSASEVRGVLLLALVVTAPLAATAEMQVLSEPFEENGQRTANLATTYEPIVETEFDDALVYVPDPYGDWQQHPFQYLRNDPGFDGDVVYALDEGPDRDIETLDAVGDRTPYRFTYRGEWSGAVEPVTPALVPLEVLEGDRVEATSTLGTPAQASAATVRLETEEDYARYTVDDVGESVRVDWAITADSARVSNLPRAGGAAELAVPDGASEVDLVVTFVTESGATVTYRQEATVDSRGDEVRALWPPETRVCRLTTECGMDRTYVGPDGDYLSGVSVETDARAVNETA; translated from the coding sequence ATGGACCGAGCCCTCCGAAACCGGCTGTTCTCCGTCCTCGGCCTCGTCGTCGCCCTCCTCGCGGGCGTCGCAGTCTACGCGCTCGCGACGAACCTCTTTCCGTACCACTCGGTCAACGACGACGAGGGCGTCTACCTCCTCCAGGCCGCGATGCTGCTGGAGGGACAGCTGTTCATCTACCCCGGCCAACTGGCCGAGGTCGTCCGGCCGTGGTTCTTCGTCGTCGCCGACGCGCCAGCCGAGGTCGGCGGCGTCAAGATGTACGGCAAGTATTCGCCCGTCGCCCCCGCGGTGTTCGCGCTGTCGAAACTGCTCACGGGCGACTTCAACGTCGTCCTCGGCGTTCTCGCAGCCGGGAGTGCCGCGCTCGTCTACGCGCTGACAGCCGAGGCGTTCGACCGCAAGACGGGCGTTCTGGCGGGACTCGTCTTGCTCGGGTCGCCACTCTTCTTGGTCACCTCCTCGACCTTCCTCGCCTACGCGCCGACGACGTTCTTCAACCTCCTCTTCGCCTTCGCCTACGTCCGCTCCCGACGGAGTGGGGAAAACCTGGCCCTGGCGTGGGGCGCGCTTGCGGGTACTGCCATCGGCGTCGCGTTCTTCGCACGGTCGTATACGGCAGTGCTGTTCGCCCTCCCGTTCATCGGCCACGCGCTCGTCTCGCTGGCCCGGACGTGGGGGAAGGACGCGTTCGAGCCGACGCTGCGGAATCTACTCGCTGTCGCGCTACCTGGCCTTGCCTTCGTGGTCCTGACGCTCGCGTACAATCTCGTCGTGACGGGCGACCCGCTGGTGTTCCCCTACGCCGCGTTCGCGCCACGGGACGGTCTCGGCTTCGGTCCCCACGAGATCCTCGGCTACGAGGAGAACTACACGCCGACGCTGGCGGCCGAGACGACCGTCCGCCTGCTCGTCCTCTTCGCGACCGAGTGGACGACTGCAGGGCTGTTCGGGACGGCCGCCTTCCTCGTCGGCTTCGGGGTCGTACTCTGGCGGGCGGTCGTCCCGACCGGGGCGGTGCAGGCGCGACTGTCGCAGTTCGGTGGCGGTCGGAAGAGACGCGGTGGGCGCGGGAGCCGAACGAAGACGTCGCTGTCGAAGGGCGGGAAGAAGCGACGTCGGACGCGACAGCAGTCACGCCGCTCGCCGCTCTCGAAGGCCGGGCGCGTGACGAACCGGCTGTCCGACCGGGAGCTCCGGCTCGTCCTCGCCGGGCTCGTTCCGAGCGTCGTCCTCGGCAACGCCTACTTCTGGGGGACGCACAACGGCCTCCGAAACGACCTCATCGAGCTCTTGGGTCCCTTCTACCACTTCGACCTCCTGCTGCCGCTCTCCGCGTTCGGAGCCTACGGCGTCCTCGTGACGGCCCGGACGCTGGCGCGGGAGTCCCGAGCGCGCTTTTCGGCCTCCGAAGTCCGGGGGGTGCTCCTGCTCGCGCTCGTCGTCACGGCACCGCTCGCGGCGACGGCGGAGATGCAGGTGCTCTCGGAGCCGTTCGAGGAGAACGGCCAGCGTACGGCCAACCTGGCGACGACCTACGAACCCATCGTGGAGACCGAGTTCGACGACGCGCTCGTCTACGTGCCCGACCCCTACGGCGACTGGCAACAGCATCCGTTCCAGTATCTCCGGAACGACCCCGGCTTCGACGGCGACGTCGTCTACGCGCTCGACGAAGGGCCGGACAGAGACATCGAGACGCTGGACGCCGTCGGCGACAGGACGCCCTACCGCTTTACCTACCGCGGGGAGTGGTCCGGCGCGGTCGAACCGGTGACGCCCGCGCTGGTGCCGCTGGAAGTGTTGGAGGGCGACCGCGTCGAGGCGACGTCGACGCTCGGAACTCCGGCACAGGCGTCGGCGGCGACGGTCCGACTGGAGACCGAGGAGGACTACGCCCGCTACACGGTCGACGACGTTGGGGAGTCGGTTCGCGTCGACTGGGCCATCACGGCCGACAGCGCGCGTGTGAGTAACCTCCCGCGGGCCGGGGGTGCGGCGGAACTCGCCGTCCCCGACGGTGCGAGCGAGGTCGACCTCGTCGTCACGTTCGTCACCGAGTCGGGCGCGACCGTGACCTACCGGCAGGAGGCGACCGTCGACAGCCGAGGCGACGAGGTTCGCGCCCTCTGGCCGCCGGAGACGCGGGTCTGTCGGCTGACGACCGAGTGCGGGATGGACCGCACCTACGTCGGTCCCGACGGGGACTATCTCTCGGGCGTCTCCGTCGAGACGGACGCCCGCGCCGTGAACGAGACGGCCTAA
- a CDS encoding glycoside hydrolase family 15 protein, with protein sequence MRLRTALNEYKRMRGARFPEECPTAAGAFSGHGDRLVYVDPGGYIRDYSSSLSGLYGIDRSRFGIETDDETYWFDELDSVRQHYYRETNVVETEYDAGGFTVHQYDLTLGRAHVTHVELRGAIPADAHLTAFLTFAPEGRETQVGRLIHENGGPNGTKAVEVFHRNEHDYVTASTGLDDVRGQIPERFDEMLSDGYFDFPRDAVLNRYEDTHLSGDVVVSAPLEREGRAAQTTLVTQLSDHQSISREDALADLRHCADHHANADALRRAGRQRTEVNVPENAPRSDLVRADLRVLSLLTAPTGAHIAGPEFDPFFTNSGGYGFTWFRDDAEVATYLMEVDHLLDLRVDEDLQTSAQFYCDTQQPDGTWPHRVWAVDGSLAPGWAHARVEGADSPEYQADQTASVLAYLARLLRERGNGLSHDLTSEIRETIRTGITGLDDSLEDDGLPERCQNLWENMNGRFSHTAATFLKAYTAVARAPVDENLRTHAHEQAKTVYEALDEFWVEDKEIYGLRLDGGHLDDRYDSATFAFVEAIAGYDSLEGITGDDLDRLTTHVENVIDGLFRDPRGTPVAGLARFEEDYWRSQGQDDEKVWSVSTGWGANAAAQLGVLLEEFGRDAKAETLFERAGELYELIDRDGPLCTTAGYLAEQVFDDGTPDSAAPLGWSHAIRLHTTALLREYDALPSAKQSPSGPAEHPRWTTGEKYGVGTVADHGDEDPSRVWFTLTEGALTEVRFPRVDLMNLRTMDFLVVDTDPKAEYTARTHNETRRDDDADTIERRAEMADDDALLFRQTTSEQGDGRGHEWTLQVEYAVDPEHDALLTELQFEAHDDNEYEVYVIGDTALTNTGTKDRGLRLGQPGRHHLVARDATAYDKGKEDDPLLIDEDGEPYSIAVALTATERFDWATVGVAGSEYLAQLFSEGELPDSRERVDDENVVLVGRVGGGTEVQETLALGFAENADTAAALGEAVGALTRSYETVRTAYLDSWASFLADKPLPEAIEGEDALANQYKAALMGLRAVEDKTFLGAGIASPSVPWGEAVSADESKGYGYNFVWSRDLYQVFTVFWAIGDLKTATDALEYIYTLQQDDEGFIPQNTYLNGRTRWGGEQMDNISFPQVMAYMLKESGVDFEDTSYDFQNVKASADYVARNGPETAQERWEEEAGYSPSSIAAEIAGLACAAAIGLDDGHEADALIWLALADEWTANIEEWTATETGTELHDNTPYYVRVTRDGDPEAGHLRTLANAGPTLDEREIIDGGFLELTRLGIKPYDDDVILNTITEYDETIRIDTPYGPAWYRYNGDGYGEQGVGAEGAPWTVETKGKGRLWPIFTGERGEYELLAGTDEGDLDPTNLLRTMEGFANSGRMLAEQVWDRQHATEYNWEFGEGTGSATPLAWSMAQYVRLAHGIDAGKPVEMPAFVYDRYVERDRPDGPSLRVDTRFSGDHLEVMGETDGAVVSIRTPSETVLVEPDDGEFEAVVRIEHGENQVTVAAASDADLREAGTTVRRFTL encoded by the coding sequence ATGCGACTGCGAACCGCGCTGAACGAATACAAACGGATGCGGGGGGCACGCTTCCCCGAAGAGTGCCCGACCGCAGCGGGCGCGTTCTCCGGCCACGGGGACCGGCTTGTCTACGTCGACCCCGGTGGCTACATCCGCGACTACTCCTCCTCGTTGTCGGGGCTGTACGGCATCGACCGCTCACGGTTTGGCATCGAAACCGACGACGAGACCTACTGGTTCGACGAACTCGACTCGGTGCGCCAACACTACTACCGCGAGACCAACGTCGTCGAGACGGAGTACGACGCCGGTGGCTTCACCGTCCACCAGTACGACCTCACGCTCGGCCGCGCACACGTCACCCACGTCGAACTGCGCGGCGCGATCCCGGCCGACGCCCATCTGACGGCCTTTCTCACCTTCGCCCCCGAGGGCCGTGAGACGCAGGTCGGCCGCCTCATCCACGAGAACGGCGGTCCCAACGGGACGAAAGCCGTCGAGGTCTTCCACCGCAACGAACACGACTACGTCACCGCCTCGACCGGTCTCGACGACGTCCGCGGGCAGATCCCCGAACGGTTCGACGAGATGCTCTCGGACGGCTACTTCGACTTCCCGCGCGACGCCGTCCTCAACCGCTACGAGGACACCCACCTCAGCGGCGACGTCGTCGTCAGTGCCCCGCTCGAACGCGAGGGGCGGGCCGCCCAGACGACGCTCGTCACCCAACTCTCCGACCACCAGTCGATCAGCCGCGAGGACGCCCTCGCGGACCTCCGTCACTGTGCGGACCACCACGCCAACGCCGACGCCCTGCGACGGGCGGGCCGCCAGCGGACGGAGGTGAACGTCCCCGAGAACGCGCCGCGTTCGGACCTCGTCCGCGCCGACCTGCGGGTGCTCTCCTTGCTCACCGCGCCGACCGGCGCGCATATCGCCGGACCGGAGTTCGACCCCTTCTTCACCAACTCCGGCGGCTACGGCTTCACCTGGTTCCGCGACGACGCGGAGGTCGCCACGTATCTGATGGAGGTCGACCACCTCCTCGACCTGCGGGTCGACGAGGACCTCCAGACGAGCGCGCAGTTCTACTGCGACACCCAACAGCCCGACGGGACGTGGCCTCACCGCGTCTGGGCCGTCGACGGAAGTCTCGCCCCCGGCTGGGCACACGCCCGCGTCGAGGGGGCCGACAGCCCCGAGTACCAGGCCGACCAGACGGCGAGCGTCCTCGCCTATCTCGCCCGCCTGCTCCGCGAACGCGGCAACGGACTCTCCCACGACCTGACGAGCGAGATCCGCGAGACGATCCGTACGGGAATCACCGGTCTCGACGACTCGCTGGAAGACGACGGGCTTCCCGAGCGGTGTCAGAACCTCTGGGAGAACATGAACGGCCGCTTCAGCCACACGGCTGCCACCTTCCTGAAGGCGTACACCGCGGTCGCTCGTGCCCCTGTCGACGAGAACCTCCGAACACACGCCCACGAGCAGGCGAAGACGGTCTACGAGGCACTCGACGAGTTCTGGGTCGAGGACAAGGAGATATACGGTCTCCGACTCGACGGCGGTCATCTCGACGACCGCTACGACTCGGCGACGTTCGCCTTCGTGGAGGCGATCGCCGGCTACGACTCGCTGGAAGGCATCACCGGCGACGACCTCGACCGGCTGACGACACACGTCGAGAACGTCATCGACGGGCTGTTCCGTGACCCGCGGGGGACGCCGGTCGCCGGACTTGCCCGCTTCGAAGAGGACTACTGGCGGAGTCAGGGACAGGACGACGAGAAGGTCTGGTCGGTCTCGACCGGCTGGGGAGCCAACGCGGCGGCCCAACTCGGCGTGCTTCTCGAGGAGTTCGGTCGCGACGCGAAAGCCGAGACGCTGTTCGAGCGCGCGGGCGAACTGTACGAACTCATCGACCGCGACGGACCGCTGTGTACGACGGCGGGCTATCTCGCCGAACAGGTGTTCGACGACGGGACGCCGGACAGCGCGGCCCCGCTCGGCTGGTCGCACGCCATCCGCCTGCACACGACCGCGCTCCTCCGCGAGTACGACGCACTACCGTCGGCGAAGCAGTCGCCGTCCGGCCCCGCGGAGCATCCGCGGTGGACGACCGGCGAGAAGTACGGCGTCGGCACCGTCGCCGACCACGGCGACGAGGACCCCTCGCGGGTCTGGTTCACCCTCACCGAGGGCGCGCTGACGGAGGTCCGGTTCCCGCGGGTCGACCTGATGAACCTGCGGACGATGGACTTCCTCGTCGTCGACACGGACCCGAAGGCCGAGTACACGGCCCGGACGCACAACGAGACCCGCCGTGACGACGACGCCGACACCATCGAGCGGCGCGCGGAGATGGCCGACGACGACGCGCTGCTCTTCCGGCAGACGACGAGCGAGCAGGGCGACGGCCGTGGCCACGAGTGGACGCTCCAGGTCGAGTACGCCGTCGACCCCGAACACGACGCGCTGCTCACTGAACTCCAGTTCGAGGCCCACGACGACAACGAGTACGAGGTCTACGTCATCGGCGACACGGCGTTGACGAATACCGGGACGAAGGACCGCGGTCTCCGGCTGGGCCAGCCCGGTCGCCACCATCTCGTCGCCCGCGACGCCACCGCCTACGACAAAGGGAAAGAGGACGACCCGCTGCTCATCGACGAGGACGGCGAGCCGTACAGTATCGCCGTCGCGCTCACGGCCACGGAGCGGTTCGACTGGGCCACCGTCGGCGTCGCTGGCTCGGAGTATCTCGCACAGCTGTTCAGCGAGGGCGAACTGCCCGACTCCCGCGAGCGCGTCGACGACGAGAACGTCGTGCTCGTGGGACGCGTCGGCGGCGGGACGGAGGTCCAAGAGACGCTCGCGCTCGGCTTCGCGGAGAACGCCGACACCGCCGCCGCACTCGGTGAGGCCGTCGGGGCACTCACTCGCAGCTACGAGACGGTGCGGACCGCGTATCTCGACTCGTGGGCGTCGTTCCTCGCGGACAAGCCGCTCCCCGAGGCCATCGAGGGAGAGGACGCGCTCGCGAACCAGTACAAGGCCGCGCTGATGGGGCTGCGTGCCGTCGAGGACAAGACGTTCCTCGGGGCGGGCATCGCCTCGCCGTCGGTCCCCTGGGGCGAGGCCGTCTCCGCCGACGAGTCGAAGGGGTACGGCTACAACTTCGTCTGGTCGCGCGACCTCTATCAGGTCTTTACGGTCTTCTGGGCCATCGGCGACCTGAAGACCGCGACCGACGCCCTGGAGTATATCTACACCCTCCAGCAGGACGACGAGGGCTTCATCCCGCAGAACACCTACCTCAACGGGCGGACCCGCTGGGGTGGCGAGCAGATGGACAACATCTCCTTCCCACAGGTGATGGCCTACATGCTCAAAGAGTCGGGCGTCGACTTCGAGGACACGAGCTACGACTTCCAGAACGTCAAAGCCAGTGCCGACTACGTCGCCCGCAACGGGCCTGAGACCGCCCAAGAGCGGTGGGAGGAGGAGGCGGGCTACTCGCCCTCCTCTATCGCCGCCGAGATCGCCGGACTCGCGTGTGCGGCGGCCATCGGTCTCGACGACGGTCACGAGGCCGACGCGCTCATCTGGCTCGCACTCGCCGACGAGTGGACGGCCAACATCGAAGAGTGGACCGCGACCGAGACCGGCACCGAACTGCACGACAACACTCCCTACTACGTCCGCGTCACCCGCGACGGCGATCCCGAGGCGGGCCATCTGCGGACGCTCGCCAACGCCGGGCCGACGCTCGACGAACGCGAGATCATCGACGGCGGCTTCCTCGAACTCACGCGACTGGGAATCAAGCCGTACGACGACGACGTCATCCTGAACACTATCACGGAGTACGACGAGACCATCCGCATCGATACGCCGTACGGGCCCGCGTGGTACCGCTACAACGGCGACGGCTACGGCGAGCAGGGCGTCGGTGCCGAAGGTGCCCCGTGGACCGTCGAGACGAAGGGCAAGGGTCGGCTGTGGCCCATCTTCACCGGCGAGCGCGGCGAGTACGAACTGCTCGCCGGGACTGACGAGGGCGACCTTGACCCGACGAACCTCCTGCGGACGATGGAGGGCTTCGCCAACTCCGGACGGATGCTCGCCGAGCAGGTCTGGGACCGCCAGCACGCCACCGAGTACAACTGGGAGTTCGGCGAGGGGACCGGGTCGGCGACGCCGCTGGCCTGGAGTATGGCGCAGTACGTCCGACTCGCCCACGGCATCGACGCCGGGAAGCCGGTCGAGATGCCCGCGTTCGTCTACGACCGCTACGTCGAGCGCGACCGCCCCGACGGGCCGTCGCTCCGCGTCGACACGCGCTTCAGCGGCGACCATCTCGAAGTGATGGGCGAGACTGACGGCGCGGTCGTCTCGATTCGCACGCCGTCCGAGACGGTACTCGTCGAACCCGACGACGGCGAGTTCGAGGCCGTTGTCCGCATCGAACACGGCGAGAACCAGGTCACCGTCGCCGCCGCCAGCGACGCGGACCTGCGCGAAGCCGGGACGACGGTCCGACGCTTCACGCTCTAG
- the gghA gene encoding glucosylglycerol hydrolase, translating into MSQTYGEPTLLEAQTQDLVDWHDETLAEHDDRFEAMKEIVQRLGAHYTDGRAEVGFWTPELLDADVPDSDVYLEILTPTEDVDPYGHDSLSFHRERVPLQRNGEFHWGVVEGMKPGTREALGSLYQLAYEHDGEWHTVPDPVAYSVPFGAFAPAELYDMEKLDEERADRDYFQAFGTDEERISTTEDDGVPRVDPATSMVEIHPGTATESGSLGGLARQYEDIGETLRAGEDLTPAERNFVGYDAIQVMPVEPITENEDIHDFWSVETDDDEAEKIEVSVDRPDMINWGYDIVISAFSATNPAILETGRPDELVDFIATCHNLPEPIRIVFDIALGHSDNGGLQLLNDYYFEGPGMYGQELEYPHPVVRAVLLEMQRRKMDFGADGIRVDGAQDFTNWDPELEESIHDDDYLAEMDHIVQEVAGQEYRPWMIYEDGRPWPREDWELASTYRALIEQHPHSFQWSPITFAHNTPALLTFWATKWWRVREVADFGGNWLTGVANHDTIRRGTQIDPTVEFNQSPVNPYLGDDYPETLDEAYNNPASSMLFHCMLPGVPMDFVHANMRAPWGFVRDTDSVWNVKVVSDESKFLYWQVRDEDFENPAHFQRIKDLGFESRDGLQTFMEALSSTVKATDYDLDVMADMLSAMDQPFGDDLSAADLEAYAYAWMQDVHDFANLSHWHDSQDDERTAFDLSVREFRQEREWLLDDLDYDREDFGYVHPTEGTVLYYGLRESPDGDEQVLFAANMEGVPVEVSPAFLREELEVPLATEGWEVELAAPGVDDATDDFELANNQAVVWTREL; encoded by the coding sequence ATGAGCCAAACCTACGGAGAACCCACCCTACTCGAAGCCCAGACGCAGGACCTCGTCGACTGGCACGACGAGACCCTCGCCGAACACGACGACAGATTTGAGGCGATGAAAGAGATCGTCCAGCGACTCGGCGCGCACTACACCGACGGCCGCGCCGAAGTCGGCTTCTGGACGCCCGAACTGCTCGACGCGGACGTCCCTGACTCGGACGTCTACCTCGAAATCCTCACGCCGACCGAGGACGTCGACCCCTACGGCCACGACTCCCTGTCGTTCCACCGCGAGCGCGTCCCCCTGCAGCGAAACGGCGAGTTCCACTGGGGCGTCGTCGAGGGCATGAAGCCCGGGACCCGCGAGGCACTCGGGTCGCTCTACCAACTCGCCTACGAGCACGACGGCGAGTGGCACACCGTTCCCGACCCCGTCGCCTACTCGGTGCCGTTCGGCGCGTTCGCGCCCGCCGAACTCTACGACATGGAGAAACTGGACGAGGAGCGCGCGGACCGCGACTACTTCCAGGCCTTCGGTACCGACGAGGAGCGTATCTCGACGACCGAGGACGACGGCGTGCCGCGCGTCGACCCGGCGACGAGCATGGTCGAGATTCACCCCGGCACCGCGACCGAATCAGGGTCGCTCGGCGGCCTCGCCCGCCAGTACGAGGACATCGGCGAGACGCTCCGCGCGGGCGAGGACCTCACACCCGCCGAGCGCAACTTCGTCGGCTACGACGCCATCCAGGTGATGCCGGTCGAACCCATCACCGAGAACGAGGACATCCACGACTTCTGGTCCGTGGAGACCGACGACGACGAGGCCGAGAAAATCGAGGTCAGCGTCGACCGGCCGGATATGATCAACTGGGGCTACGACATCGTCATCTCGGCGTTCTCGGCGACGAACCCCGCCATCCTCGAGACGGGCCGTCCCGACGAACTTGTCGACTTCATCGCGACGTGCCACAACCTCCCCGAACCGATCCGCATCGTCTTCGACATCGCCCTCGGCCACTCCGACAACGGCGGTCTGCAGCTGCTCAACGACTACTACTTCGAGGGTCCGGGGATGTACGGCCAGGAGCTGGAGTATCCCCACCCCGTCGTCCGCGCGGTGCTCCTCGAAATGCAGCGCCGCAAGATGGACTTCGGTGCCGACGGCATCCGCGTCGACGGCGCGCAGGACTTCACGAACTGGGACCCCGAGTTGGAGGAGAGCATCCACGACGACGACTATCTGGCCGAGATGGACCACATCGTCCAGGAGGTCGCGGGCCAGGAGTACCGCCCGTGGATGATCTACGAGGACGGCCGCCCGTGGCCGCGCGAGGACTGGGAACTCGCCTCCACGTATCGCGCGCTCATCGAACAGCATCCCCACTCGTTCCAGTGGTCGCCCATCACCTTCGCGCACAACACGCCCGCGCTCCTCACCTTCTGGGCGACGAAGTGGTGGCGCGTCCGCGAGGTCGCGGACTTCGGCGGCAACTGGCTGACCGGCGTCGCCAACCACGACACCATCCGGCGCGGCACGCAGATCGACCCGACGGTCGAATTCAACCAGTCGCCGGTGAATCCCTACCTCGGCGACGACTACCCCGAGACGCTCGACGAGGCCTACAACAACCCGGCGTCGTCGATGCTGTTCCACTGTATGCTGCCCGGCGTCCCGATGGACTTCGTCCACGCCAACATGCGCGCCCCGTGGGGCTTCGTCCGCGACACCGACTCAGTGTGGAACGTCAAGGTCGTCTCCGACGAGTCGAAGTTCCTCTACTGGCAGGTGCGCGACGAGGACTTCGAGAACCCCGCGCACTTCCAGCGTATCAAAGACCTCGGCTTCGAGAGCCGTGACGGCCTCCAGACGTTCATGGAAGCACTGTCGTCGACGGTCAAGGCGACGGACTACGACCTCGACGTGATGGCCGATATGCTGTCGGCGATGGACCAGCCGTTCGGCGACGACCTCTCGGCGGCCGACCTCGAAGCCTACGCCTACGCGTGGATGCAGGACGTCCACGACTTCGCGAACCTCTCTCACTGGCACGACTCGCAGGACGACGAGCGGACCGCCTTCGACCTCTCGGTACGGGAGTTCCGCCAGGAGCGCGAGTGGCTTCTAGACGACCTTGACTACGACCGCGAGGACTTCGGCTACGTCCATCCGACGGAGGGGACGGTCCTCTACTACGGCCTGCGCGAGTCGCCCGACGGCGACGAGCAGGTGCTGTTCGCGGCCAACATGGAGGGCGTCCCGGTCGAGGTGTCGCCGGCGTTCCTCCGTGAGGAGCTGGAGGTCCCGCTGGCGACCGAGGGCTGGGAGGTCGAACTCGCGGCTCCGGGCGTCGACGACGCAACCGACGACTTCGAACTCGCGAACAATCAGGCCGTCGTCTGGACGCGCGAGCTGTAG
- the malA gene encoding alpha-amylase MalA, translating to MHHPGPPRFAAVGDTLELAPRDPDPGATYSWHVKSAPVTSQATLGTDDVEEFTPDAPGTYVIELDAPDGVHELTVRAFPGSLRPVGGTGLGASGMSGMSGWSGVSGVSGVSGISGLSGISGSGSGARGAEKEGEGGRPRVQLHGRVEGDTVVVEAHPQPHPHSKLSPDDLDVEFLLDDRDAVDRSEVTIEGREVHIPISAFDERIRVHGVAIGESYSVPDSVSVEKAGESVSVVRLNDPPEWSKEVTLYEIYVRGFASDDDEADNTFEALTKRLDYLEELGVDCLWLTPVLQNDDPPHGYNIVDFFDIAEDLGTREDYEAFVDAAHDRGMKVLFDLVMNHSAREHPYFEDAYQNPDSEYYDWYEWQDNGEPGTYFDWELIANWNFENTKVRRYLLDAVDEWMQVADGFRCDMAWAVPNAFWQELRDRVKSYDRDFLLLDETIPYIADFHNGMFDMHFDTTLYFTLRQVGNGHEDADAILDAIEQRAEVGFPDHASFMLYQENHDETRYIVECGESEAMASAGALFTLPGVPMLYGGQELGQRGRRDALAWEHANEGLRDHYETLVETRNEVDALGFEGEFRRVDYQSDSDRVTTFVRQNGGEGYVVALNFGSEPATFSVAESVLTRDAVSGEDVLVDGELTVEDVAVLPIQD from the coding sequence ATGCATCACCCTGGTCCGCCCCGGTTCGCTGCCGTGGGCGACACGCTTGAACTCGCGCCGCGGGACCCGGACCCCGGCGCGACGTACAGTTGGCACGTCAAAAGTGCACCCGTAACCAGTCAGGCGACTCTCGGCACCGACGACGTCGAGGAGTTCACCCCTGACGCACCCGGTACTTACGTCATCGAACTCGACGCCCCCGACGGCGTCCACGAACTCACCGTCCGCGCGTTCCCCGGCTCGCTCCGCCCCGTCGGCGGCACCGGTCTCGGTGCCAGCGGCATGAGCGGCATGAGTGGCTGGAGCGGCGTCTCGGGCGTCTCCGGTGTCTCGGGCATCTCCGGTCTCTCCGGCATCAGCGGCTCCGGCAGCGGGGCACGTGGTGCCGAGAAGGAAGGCGAAGGCGGCCGTCCGCGCGTCCAGCTGCACGGCCGCGTCGAGGGCGACACCGTCGTCGTCGAGGCCCATCCGCAGCCGCACCCCCACAGCAAGCTCTCGCCCGACGACCTCGACGTCGAGTTCCTGCTCGACGACCGCGACGCGGTCGACCGCAGCGAGGTCACCATCGAGGGCCGCGAGGTCCACATCCCGATCTCGGCGTTCGACGAGCGGATCCGCGTCCACGGCGTCGCCATCGGCGAGTCGTACTCGGTTCCGGACTCCGTCTCCGTCGAGAAGGCCGGCGAGTCCGTCTCGGTCGTCCGTCTCAACGACCCGCCGGAGTGGTCGAAGGAAGTCACGCTCTACGAGATCTACGTCCGCGGCTTCGCCTCCGACGACGACGAGGCCGACAACACCTTCGAGGCACTGACGAAGCGGCTCGACTATCTCGAAGAGCTCGGCGTCGACTGTCTCTGGCTGACGCCCGTGCTCCAGAACGACGACCCGCCGCACGGCTACAACATCGTCGACTTCTTCGACATCGCCGAGGACCTCGGCACCCGCGAGGACTACGAAGCCTTCGTCGACGCCGCCCACGACCGCGGGATGAAGGTGCTTTTCGACCTCGTGATGAACCACTCCGCGCGCGAACATCCGTACTTCGAGGACGCCTACCAGAATCCGGACTCCGAGTACTACGACTGGTACGAATGGCAGGACAACGGCGAGCCGGGCACCTACTTCGACTGGGAACTCATCGCCAACTGGAACTTCGAGAACACGAAGGTCCGGCGGTATCTCCTCGACGCGGTCGACGAGTGGATGCAGGTCGCCGACGGCTTCCGCTGCGACATGGCGTGGGCCGTCCCCAACGCCTTCTGGCAGGAACTGCGCGACCGTGTGAAGTCCTACGACCGCGACTTCCTGCTCCTCGACGAGACTATCCCGTACATCGCGGACTTCCACAACGGGATGTTCGATATGCACTTCGACACGACGCTCTACTTCACGCTCCGGCAGGTCGGCAACGGCCACGAGGACGCCGACGCCATCCTCGACGCTATCGAGCAGCGCGCCGAGGTCGGCTTCCCGGACCACGCGTCGTTCATGCTCTACCAGGAGAACCACGATGAGACGCGATACATCGTCGAGTGCGGCGAGTCCGAGGCGATGGCGTCCGCGGGCGCGCTGTTCACGCTCCCCGGCGTCCCGATGCTCTACGGCGGCCAGGAACTCGGCCAGCGCGGCCGCCGTGACGCCCTCGCGTGGGAGCACGCCAACGAGGGACTGCGCGACCACTACGAGACGCTCGTCGAGACGCGCAACGAGGTCGACGCCCTCGGCTTCGAAGGCGAGTTCCGTCGCGTCGACTACCAGTCCGACTCCGACCGCGTGACGACCTTCGTCAGACAGAACGGTGGCGAAGGCTACGTCGTCGCACTCAACTTCGGTTCCGAGCCCGCGACCTTCTCGGTCGCCGAGTCCGTCCTGACGCGCGACGCCGTCTCCGGCGAGGACGTCCTCGTCGACGGCGAACTCACGGTCGAGGACGTCGCCGTCCTGCCGATTCAGGACTGA